Within the Marixanthomonas sp. SCSIO 43207 genome, the region GCAGTCACATCGGCTCCGTCGTCACTCCAACCTGCAATACCGCCATAATCTCCGTCTGCTTGTTTAAAATTGGCGAGTTGATCCCCTCTGTTTTTTCGCTGTATAGAGCGTGTGTAGTTGCCACTCCAAGGATATTTTTTTCTTCCTTTGTACGCATTGTTTTTTCTAATTCCTACTAGACCTAACGCTGCGTATTCCCATTCTGCTTCGGTAGGTAAACGATAATCAGGTAATAATATTCCATCTTTTCTTCTTACAAAAATTTGCGTACTGTCCCCTTTTTTATTCAGTTTTTGAGAATGTTTACTTCCGGCTGTGATACTATCATTTCCTCCATAGGTTAGGGTTGGTGCTTTTAAATAGGTTTCGGTTGTAAAAACTGAAGTTGGGCTACTGTTGTATTTGGTATTTTCTTGTATAAAACCTTCTTCTTCTAAAATACGCTCATTCACCCTGTCTGTACGCCATTTTGAAAACTCAACGGCTTGAATCCAACTCACACCTACCACAGGATATTCTGCGTAAGCAGGGTGTCTTAAATATTGATTTACCATAGTTTCATTGTATCCTAATCTAGTTCTCCAAACAAGTGTGTCTGGCAAGGCTCCATTGTAAATTTTTCTAAAGTTTTTTTCTTCCGGCGGAAACACCTTTTTTAACCAATCGAGATATTCTAGGTACATAAGGTTGGTAACTTCGGTTTCATCCATATAAAAGGATTGAACATGTTGTTTGTTGGGAGTGTTATTCCAATCGCCCATAGGGTCATCTTGAACGCGGCCCATTGTGAATGTTCCGCCTTCTATAAAAACGAGTCCTGGACCTGTTTCTTGTTCTTTTGGCTTGATATTCCGTTTACCACTTCCATCTCTTCCAAAAGCACTCCAGCCGGTAGCTCTAGAGCTTTTAGTATAATCTCTTGAATTGTTACAACCTAGTAGTAATAAAATGAAAGAAAGCCCAATAAAATATTGAAAGAGAGTAGTGGTTTTAAGCATATGTTTTAAGCTGTTTTATGAAAGCAGCAAGTTAAAAAAAAATTGAATGTAATATGTTTTTAAAATAAAAAAGCCCTGAGAGTATCAGGGCTTTAAATTTTATATATTTTTTATTTAATTTCTTGGACGTTTTCCTTTCTTAGATTTTGATCCTACTCTAGACATTGCACATCTAAAGCCAATGTAGTCTGTAGCCATATCTTGAGGGAAATAGCGTCTTTGTGCAGGGTCTAACCAGTAGTCTCTATCTCTCCAAGAACCACCTTTATAAACGCGCACTTCGTTGTCTATTAAAGTTGTTCTTCGGCTAGATTCATCATATTGCATTTCTATACGTCCTGTACTGTCTGAATACACTCTGTGTTTTGGTGAATTGTACATGCGTTCTTCTTCATTTTCATCACCTGAGTTAAATTCATCTGCGAAAGACTGGTAGCGACGTGAAGAACGTCTGTCACCATCTCTAAAATCACGGTTATCGCTTTCTGAGAAATTGGTTCTTAAATAAGTTTGCTCTTCACCAACAGGAACTTGTAATATCTCACCTGGTAGGTTTCTTGCTACAATCTTACCGTTGCTTAATGTGTCATAAACGATAGAGTCTGATGTTACAATTTTTACTTTTCCGTCTTCTCCAATTGCGTTTTTGGTATATACGTTTCCGCGATAGTAGTTAAAATCGTTAAACTCATCATCAACTATTGGTCTGTATACATCTGCAACCCACTCGGCAACGTTTCCTGCCATATCATAAAGCCCGAAGTCATTAGCTTCATATGATTTTACTTCAGCAGTAATATCTGCTCCGTCATCGCTCCATCCTGCAATACCTCCATAGTCACCATCACCTTGCTTAAAGTTGGCTAATTGATCACCTCGGCTTCTTCTTTTGCCAGAACGTGTATATTGTCCATCCCAAGGGTATTTTTTTCTACCTCTATATACATTGTAGTTACGAAGTCCCACTAGGCCTAGAGCGGCATATTCCCACTCTGCTTCTGTAGGTAAACGATACCCAGGAAGTAGCAATCCATCTTTACGTTGTACGTATAGATTTGTACTATCTTCACTTCGTTCAACAATACGTTCAGAAGTTCTTCCTCCTCTTGTGATTGAATCTTTACCACCATACGTTTGGCTAGGTGCGTTCAAATAAGTTTGAGTGCTAAAGGTTTCGCCTGGCTCTACATCATATCGAGCTCCACGTGCTGTGTAGCCTTCTTCTTCTAGTATTAATTCATTAACACGGTCTGTTCTCCACTTGCTGAATTCAACAGCTTGAATCCAACTTACTCCTACCACAGGATAATTGGCATAAGCCGGGTGGCGCAAGTAATTGTTTGTCATTACTTCATTATATCCTAAGCGGTTTCTCCATACCAAGGTATCTGGTAATGCACCTTCGTAGATTTGACGGTAATTTTCTTCAGATGGTGGAAACACGCTTTTTAACCAATCTAAATATTCAAGATACATAAGGTTGGTTACCTCGGTTTCGTCCATGTAAAAAGACTGAACATGCTGCTGAGTAGGGGTGTTATTCCAGTCGTGCATAGGATCATCTTGTACTCTACCCATGGTAAAAGTACCTCCTTCAATAAAAATAAGTCCAGGACCGGTTTCTTGTTCTTTAGCTTTAGGGTTGTATTTAAAACCACCTTCTTTGGCGTTCATTTTCCAACCAGTTGCACGAGAACTGTCTTTATAGTCTCTAGAGTTGTTGCAACTTACAATAAGACCAGTTGCCATTAATGCTATAAATAGACGTAATGCTAAGGTTTTGTTTAAGTTCATAGTTAGATTTATGAATAAAATTGGGTTTGCAATATAATAATTAACGGTAAAATACCAATAATATTTTATTATTATTGATTTGTTAGTTTTTTGGAATGCTGCCTACTAACACGTTTACAAACGTAGTTTTTATTTAATTATTACATAAAATCTAAAAAGCAAAAACTTTCAAATAAAAACCATACTAAGTGTATATTTGATGCGTTATTGATTATGATGAAAAAAACAATACTATTTACCTTTTTAATTTTTTCACCTCTTTTGCTGGTGGCTCAAACTAAAGATGTTACTATTAACTGGGGAGAGGCTTCATCAAAGAGAGTTTCAACTTCGGGTAGTAAGCAAAATCCCAATACCACCAAAAGTGAGTATAATCCTCTTAAGCTAGCTATTAGTGAAGATGAACTTCTTTTTAAAGAACAATGGGTTGATGATGGATTTGCAGATGAAAACTCAATTGAAGTTACAAATGTATCGTATGGAAATTTAACTTCGCAGGAATTAAATACCATAAATAAAGACTTGGTTCCTAATAAGCTCACCTACAGCATTAGTAGTAGAACCGCTCGTGATGTTATTTATACAAGTGTTTCTATTTCTCCGGTTGTAAAAACTAATGGAGCGTTTAAAAAAGTAACATCTTTTTCGGTTTCATATAAAAAAGGAGTACAGCAAAATAGAGGTAACTCACAAATACCAATAACTAATTCTGTTTTGGCTACGGGCAATTGGTTTAAATTTAAAGTAGAAGAAACAGGAGTTCACAAAATAGACAAATCTTTCTTAGATGATCTAGGGATTAATACCAATACTATAAACCCTCGCAATCTTAAAATTTATGGTCACGGTGGTAAACCGTTACCATTATACAATGCTCTTAATACCGAGTTTGATATTCCTGAAACATCTAT harbors:
- the gldJ gene encoding gliding motility lipoprotein GldJ translates to MLKTTTLFQYFIGLSFILLLLGCNNSRDYTKSSRATGWSAFGRDGSGKRNIKPKEQETGPGLVFIEGGTFTMGRVQDDPMGDWNNTPNKQHVQSFYMDETEVTNLMYLEYLDWLKKVFPPEEKNFRKIYNGALPDTLVWRTRLGYNETMVNQYLRHPAYAEYPVVGVSWIQAVEFSKWRTDRVNERILEEEGFIQENTKYNSSPTSVFTTETYLKAPTLTYGGNDSITAGSKHSQKLNKKGDSTQIFVRRKDGILLPDYRLPTEAEWEYAALGLVGIRKNNAYKGRKKYPWSGNYTRSIQRKNRGDQLANFKQADGDYGGIAGWSDDGADVTAQIKSYQPNAYGLYDMAGNVAEWVADIYRPIVDDDYNDFNYFRGNIYTKNALDDNRNVQVITPETMKYDTLPNGTVIARKYPGELLQVPVDKKETHLRINFSKSDNRNYRDGDKESLRYNPAFSDVDSNGNPRRMYNAPIYKVQTDSLGNIVKDYDHSSKRNTLINDQVRVYKGGSWKDRDFWLDPAQRRYLPEYMATNYIGFRCAMSRVGSKFKKKNKRATH
- the gldJ gene encoding gliding motility lipoprotein GldJ; this translates as MNLNKTLALRLFIALMATGLIVSCNNSRDYKDSSRATGWKMNAKEGGFKYNPKAKEQETGPGLIFIEGGTFTMGRVQDDPMHDWNNTPTQQHVQSFYMDETEVTNLMYLEYLDWLKSVFPPSEENYRQIYEGALPDTLVWRNRLGYNEVMTNNYLRHPAYANYPVVGVSWIQAVEFSKWRTDRVNELILEEEGYTARGARYDVEPGETFSTQTYLNAPSQTYGGKDSITRGGRTSERIVERSEDSTNLYVQRKDGLLLPGYRLPTEAEWEYAALGLVGLRNYNVYRGRKKYPWDGQYTRSGKRRSRGDQLANFKQGDGDYGGIAGWSDDGADITAEVKSYEANDFGLYDMAGNVAEWVADVYRPIVDDEFNDFNYYRGNVYTKNAIGEDGKVKIVTSDSIVYDTLSNGKIVARNLPGEILQVPVGEEQTYLRTNFSESDNRDFRDGDRRSSRRYQSFADEFNSGDENEEERMYNSPKHRVYSDSTGRIEMQYDESSRRTTLIDNEVRVYKGGSWRDRDYWLDPAQRRYFPQDMATDYIGFRCAMSRVGSKSKKGKRPRN